In a single window of the Xylanimonas protaetiae genome:
- the mraY gene encoding phospho-N-acetylmuramoyl-pentapeptide-transferase, with protein MIAILVATGVSLVVALFGTPLFIRFLVRKNYGQFVRQDGPTAHFTKRGTPTMGGVVIIGATLIGVGAAMAVSDRWPSATVWLSLYLMTGLGLVGFADDFTKIRKQRSLGLTPRAKIIGQGFVGVTFAILALQFPNSNWRTPASTRISFLRDTNLDLAFAGATVGLILFVIWANFLITAWSNAVNLTDGLDGLATGVSLVVFLGYVLVGIWQLNQSCQRFAVAGPRCYEVRDPQDIAIVAAAVVGACFGFLWWNASPAKIFMGDTGALALGGALAALSILSRTQILAAIIGGMFVIIVMSDIIQIGFFKMTRRRVFKMAPLHHHFELSGWGEVTIVIRFWLIAGLFAALGMGIFYAEWVVS; from the coding sequence GTGATCGCGATCCTCGTCGCCACGGGCGTCTCGCTCGTCGTGGCCCTGTTCGGCACGCCGCTGTTCATCCGGTTCCTGGTCCGCAAGAACTACGGGCAGTTCGTCCGGCAGGACGGCCCGACGGCCCACTTCACCAAGCGCGGCACGCCCACCATGGGCGGTGTCGTCATCATCGGGGCGACGCTCATCGGCGTCGGCGCGGCCATGGCGGTGAGCGACAGGTGGCCGAGCGCGACCGTGTGGCTCTCGCTCTACCTCATGACCGGCCTGGGCCTGGTGGGCTTCGCCGACGACTTCACCAAGATCCGCAAGCAGCGCTCCCTGGGCCTGACGCCGCGGGCCAAGATCATCGGCCAGGGGTTCGTGGGCGTCACGTTCGCGATCCTCGCGCTGCAGTTCCCGAACTCGAACTGGCGCACGCCCGCGTCGACACGCATCTCGTTCCTGCGCGACACCAACCTGGACCTCGCGTTCGCGGGCGCCACGGTGGGCCTGATCCTCTTCGTGATCTGGGCGAACTTCCTCATCACCGCCTGGTCGAACGCCGTCAACCTCACGGACGGCCTCGACGGTCTGGCCACCGGCGTCTCCCTCGTGGTGTTCCTCGGCTACGTGCTCGTGGGCATCTGGCAGCTCAACCAGTCGTGCCAGCGCTTCGCCGTGGCGGGGCCACGCTGCTACGAGGTGCGCGACCCGCAGGACATCGCGATCGTCGCGGCCGCCGTCGTCGGCGCGTGCTTCGGGTTCCTGTGGTGGAACGCGAGCCCGGCGAAGATCTTCATGGGCGACACGGGCGCCCTCGCCCTGGGCGGCGCGCTTGCCGCGCTGTCGATCCTGTCGCGCACGCAGATCCTCGCGGCGATCATCGGCGGCATGTTCGTCATCATCGTGATGAGCGACATCATCCAGATCGGCTTCTTCAAGATGACCCGCAGGCGGGTGTTCAAGATGGCGCCCCTGCATCACCACTTCGAGCTCTCGGGGTGGGGCGAGGTCACGATCGTGATCCGGTTCTGGCTCATCGCCGGGCTGTTCGCGGCCCTCGGCATGGGCATCTTCTACGCCGAGTGGGTGGTCTCGTAA